From a single Drosophila sulfurigaster albostrigata strain 15112-1811.04 chromosome 3, ASM2355843v2, whole genome shotgun sequence genomic region:
- the LOC133846340 gene encoding transient receptor potential cation channel subfamily A member 1 isoform X11: MLHIFFLKCYSHSSITEFDACPRRPCNNGYYPIHEAAKNASSKTMEVFFQWGEQRGCTREEMISFYDSEGNVPLHSAVHGGDIKAVELCLKSGAKISTQQHDLSTPVHLACAQGAIEIVKLMFEMQPLEKRICLSCTDVQKMTPLHCASMFDHPDIVSYLVNEGAEINALDKEHRSPLLLAASRSGWKTVHLLIRLGASIDVKDAAARNVLHFVIMNGGRLTDFAEHVANCQTQQQLQLLLNEKDDMGCSPLHYASRDGHIRSLENLIRLGACINLKNNNNESPLHFAARYGRYNTVRQLLDSEKGSFIINESDGAGMTPLHIASQQGHTRVVQLLLNRGALLHRDHSGRNPLQLAAMSGYTETIELLHSVHSHLLDQVDKDGNTALHLATMENKPHAISVLMSMGCKLVYNVLDMSAIDYAIYYKYPEAALAMVTHEERANEVMALRSDKHPCVTLALIASMPRVFEAVQDKCITKANCKKDSKSFYIRYSFAFLQCPFMFAKIDEKTGEPIMTSNPIPLPALNIKYSFGPYQKTPKQIEEKRKEFNDPKWRPAPLSVVNTMVTHGRVELLAHPLSQKYLQMKWNSYGKYFHLANLLVYSIFLVFVTIYSSLMMNNIELRSNGNETTNKYCQGSWDELARNLSKDPLAAARLRRDSCVEHINRTNCILFCAVVIVVYILLNSVREFIQIYQQRLHYLVETVNIISWVLQISALIMVAPTFKPGGEITTVHYSAAAIAVFLSWFRLLLFLQRFDQVGIYVVMFLEILQTLIKVLMVFSILIIAFGLAFYILLSKIIDSQPNHLSFSNIPMSLLRTFSMMLGELDFVGTYVTTYYREQLKVPMTSFLILSVFMVLMPILLMNLLIGLAVGDIESVRRNAQLKRLAMQVVLHTELERKLPHVWLQRVDKMELIEYPNDTKCKLGFLDFILRKWFSNPFTDDSAMDAFGFDNNDDLVNAELERQRRKLRDISRMLEQQHQLVRLIVQKMEIKTEADDVDEGISPNELRSVVGLSSAGGNRWNSPRIRNKLRAALSFNKGM; the protein is encoded by the exons TGGGGCGAGCAACGTGGTTGCACTCGCGAAGAAATGATATCGTTCTACGACTCGGAAGGAAACGTGCCACTGCATTCAGCGGTGCATGGTGGCGACATTAAAGCTGTGGAGCTCTGCCTCAAATCTGGCGCTAAAATATCAACACAGCAACATGATCTCTCGACGCCAGTTCACTTGGCGTGCGCCCAG GGCGCCATTGAAATAGTGAAATTGATGTTTGAGATGCAACCTCTAGAGAAGCGGATTTGCTTGAGCTGCACCGACGTGCAGAAGATGACGCCTTTGCACTGCGCCTCGATGTTTGATCATCCGGATATTGTTTCTTATTTGGTGAACGAAGGAGCCGAGATCAATGCGCTGGATAAGGAGCATCGTTCCCCGCTACTATTGGCCGCCTCACGTAGTGGCTGGAAGACAG TGCATCTTTTGATTCGTCTGGGAGCCAGCATTGATGTAAAGGATGCTGCTGCAAGGAATGTGCTGCACTTTGTCATCATGAATGGCGGTCGCTTAACTGATTTTGCTGAGCATGTGGCAAATTGTcagacacagcagcagctgcagttgctgctgaaTGAGAAGGACGACATGGGCTGTTCGCCTTTGCATTATGCCAGTCGAGATGGCCATATTCGATCGCTAGAGAATCTCATTCGACTGGGCGCTTGTATTAATttgaagaacaacaacaacgagagtcCTTTGCACTTTGCTGCACGCTATGGAAGATACAACACAGTGCGGCAGCTGCTCGACTCCGAAAAGGGTTCATTCATCATCAATGAGAGCGATGGCGCTGGGATGACGCCGTTGCACATTGCTTCGCAGCAAGGGCACACGCGTGtggtgcagctgctgctcaatcGTGGTGCCTTGCTGCATCGCGACCACTCGGGACGCAATCCGCTGCAGCTGGCTGCCATGTCTGGCTACACTGAGACAATTGAGTTGCTGCACTCGGTGCACTCGCATCTGCTCGACCAGGTGGACAAGGATGGG AACACAGCGCTCCACTTGGCCACAATGGAAAACAAGCCGCACGCAATTTCTGTGCTGATGTCCATGGGCTGCAAGCTGGTCTACAATGTGCTGGACATGAGTGCCATCGACTATGCCATCTACTACAAGTATCCAGAGGCAGCTTTGGCTATGGTCACGCATGAGGAACGTGCCAACGAGGTGATGGCACTGCGATCCGACAAGCATCCTTGTGTCACCCTGGCGCTGATTGCATCGATGCCGCGGGTATTTGAGGCAGTACAGGATAAATGTATTACAAAGGCGAATTGTAAGAAGGACTCGAAGAGTTTCTAC ATTAGATACTCTTTTGCATTCTTGCAATGCCCCTTTATGTTTGCTAAGATCGATGAGAAAACCGGAGAGCCAATTATGACATCCAATCCCATTCCATTGCCGGCGCTGAAT ATCAAGTATTCATTTGGGCCATATCAAAAGACACCCAAGCAAATCGAGGAAAAGCGTAAAGAATTTAACGATCCCAAATGGCGACCGGCGCCATTGTCTGTAGTGAAT ACTATGGTGACCCATGGCAGAGTTGAGCTGCTTGCTCATCCGCTTAGCCAAAAGTATCTACAAATGAAGTGGAACTCGTATGGCAAATACTTTCATTTGGCCAATCTGCTTGTGTACTCTATCTTTCTGGTCTTTGTCACTATCTATTCCTCGCTGATGATGAACAACATTGAGCTGCGTTCAAATGGCAATGAAACCACCAACAAATACTGTCAGGGCAG CTGGGATGAGTTGGCCAGGAACCTTTCAAAGGATCCTCTAGCTGCAGCTCGTTTGCGTCGCGACTCTTGCGTGGAGCACATCAATCGCACCAACTGCATTCTCTTCTGTGCCGTCGTCATTGTCGTCTACATTTTGCTCAATTCGGTGCGCGAATTCATACAGATCTATCAGCAGCGTCTGCACTATTTAGTTGAGACAGTCAACATCATCTCTTGGGTGCTCCAAATCTCTGCGCTGATCATGGTTGCGCCCACCTTTAAGCCAGGTGGCGAGATCACTACCGTTCACTACTCGGCTGCTGCGATCGCTGTCTTTTTGTCCTGGTTCCGATTGCTGCTCTTTCTGCAACGCTTCGATCAGGTGGGAATCTATGTGGTGATGTTCTTGGAGATTCTGCAGACGCTCATCAAGGTGCTGATGGTATTCTCCATACTGATCATTGCGTTTGGACTGGCGTTCTACATACTGCTCTCGAAG ATCATCGACTCGCAGCCTAATCATTTGTCCTTCTCGAACATACCCATGTCGCTGCTGCGCACTTTCTCGATGATGCTGGGTGAGCTGGACTTTGTGGGCACCTATGTGACTACCTACTACCGTGAGCAGCTCAAGGTCCCGATGACGTCATTCTTGATACTGA GCGTATTCATGGTCTTAATGCCCATTCTGTTGATGAACTTGCTCATCGGTTTGGCCGTTGGCGACATTGAGTCAGTGCGTCGCAATGCCCAGCTGAAGCGATTGGCCATGCAGGTGGTGCTACACACTGAGCTGGAGCGCAAGTTGCCACATGTGTGGCTGCAGCGTGTGGACAAAATGGAGCTGATTGAGTATCCCAATGATACGAAGTGTAAACTTGGCTTTTTGGACTTTATACTACGCAAATGGTTCTCGAATCCCTTCACCGATGATT CTGCAATGGATGCCTTTGGCTTTGACAACAACGATGATTTGGTTAATGCAGAGCTGGAGCGACAACGACGCAAGTTGCGGGACATTAGTCGCATGTtggagcaacagcatcagTTGGTGCGCCTGATTGTCCAGAAGATGGAGATCAAAACGGAGGCAGACGATGTGGATGAGGGCATCTCGCCCAATGAACTTCGCTCAGTTGTGGGTCTCAGTTCGGCGGGTGGCAATCGTTGGAACTCACcgcgtatacgcaataaatTGCGGGCAGCTTTGAGCTTCAACAAGGGCATGTAA